Sequence from the Anaerohalosphaeraceae bacterium genome:
TTCGAAAGCAGCGCCAGATGAGGTATAACTGAACAAAAAATACCCCTCCCCCGCTAAATATAATAGTCCTATGAATAAAAAAGCACCGATGGCCCCGGCCATAAACCTCCCGATTTGCCCGACAACGGCGGATAACTTTGTATTTGAAAGTCCTTTGGTCTTCTCGGCCGACAATTCACGGAGCTTGTTTGGCTGTTGTAAAACCCATTTTGAAAACGCAATGCCCACACAAAAGCCCAGTGACGCAGTCATAGCGAACAAAGCAGCAAGCATTTTGTCTCCGCCCGGCAAGCTGGTCAACGCTTGACTCAACAGCCAAAACAACAGGACAAATAATATGCTTGAAATGTATCCTGACAAAAAATCAGCAGAATGAAGGTTGAATTTCGATATAATACTCCACAAGGAGGTCGCTATAAGACTTCCAAATGGTAAACCGAAGAATGCAAGAAAACCAATATAGATTTCTATATTGAACGACAACGCATAAATTGCCGTATACAAAAAAACACAGCATAGCAGAGAGCCGATAGAACAGGACGCGAAAAATCCAAGCCAGGTACTAATATAAATTATCTTTCCTTTATAACAAGACACCGTCATTACAAATTATCTCCCTCAGGAATCGCGGAAGATTTTGACTCTTCTGATTCGGTTGGTGGGTTATATTTATCCCAGTAGTCCTCCAATCTCCTTGTCCTACGGTCGGCCGCTTCATACATTCTTCGTTTCTCAGGCGTATCTGGGATATCAGGCCTCTTTCCTTGTAGGATATGCTTAACAACAGTAATCCCTGCTCCTCTGTGGGAATAGTAATCTTGGACTTCGTGCACATGATATTCAAAGGCCTTTGCATCTCCACGTCCGGCCGCCTCTTTTGCATCCTGGATTGCAGATAAAAGATCTCGATAGTGCCTATAAGTGTATTTTGTGTTTCTTGCATCATAATCCAAATCTAAACGAGCATAATCAAACTTGCCGCTGCCGGTTCCATATCTTCCCAACCGGCGATGGGCTCCTACTGTCCACAGCCCCCACGGGTCGAGCCAATTGAGCGGATTGTTGCCGACATAGGCATACAGGTTCATCCCGTCGATATACCCGGCCGGGTCGGGCTGGAGGAATCGGCCCAGCTGCGGCGAGTAGTCTCGCATCCGGGAATAATACAACTGAGTCGTACCGTCCCACCGGCGGCACAATCGAAAATTGAAAATCGGCAATTGGCAATCTGAAACCCTCGGCCTGTACGGAGTATCTGCATAACTTTGCACAATCCGATCCCGCCCGCATGTTGAGCAAAAACTGAACCGGACATTATTTTCCGCCGGATTTCCGCAAAACCTCTCCTTTCTGAACAGACTCCGTCCCTGTCGGCTGCAAGGTGGGGGATAACTCTTACGCGAAGGACTCC
This genomic interval carries:
- a CDS encoding RHS repeat-associated core domain-containing protein; the protein is MQSYADTPYRPRVSDCQLPIFNFRLCRRWDGTTQLYYSRMRDYSPQLGRFLQPDPAGYIDGMNLYAYVGNNPLNWLDPWGLWTVGAHRRLGRYGTGSGKFDYARLDLDYDARNTKYTYRHYRDLLSAIQDAKEAAGRGDAKAFEYHVHEVQDYYSHRGAGITVVKHILQGKRPDIPDTPEKRRMYEAADRRTRRLEDYWDKYNPPTESEESKSSAIPEGDNL